The Chryseobacterium nakagawai genome has a segment encoding these proteins:
- a CDS encoding universal stress protein: protein MKTIIVCTDFSQEAENAIHYAASIAKENQYHIILFNLQSISIHALNAQISADFFYEQTLKNQQKLTDKSIEINRLYAVKTAYYLASGNFIDELNNCIQATNGDFIVMGMGDKTIEQRLLGNNVIKAIHRVKKPILIIPGHIEYTGIQKILFAYDTHKSITWSAMNDIYSFINEFNAEIEVFNVSESVEDFTEVLHDIDLNSGYDLDDIKYSFKMIKSIEIIKAIEEEVKLTNADLLTMVPYRYNLVESLFHRSKTAIMAYKNKVPLLSIPLNID from the coding sequence ATGAAAACAATAATTGTCTGCACAGATTTTTCCCAGGAAGCTGAAAATGCAATTCATTATGCGGCTTCTATTGCCAAGGAAAACCAATATCATATCATTCTGTTTAATTTACAGAGCATTTCTATCCATGCTCTGAATGCTCAGATTTCTGCTGATTTTTTTTATGAACAGACCCTTAAAAATCAACAAAAGCTTACTGATAAATCTATTGAAATAAACAGATTATATGCTGTAAAAACAGCCTATTATTTGGCCTCAGGAAATTTTATTGACGAACTGAATAACTGCATTCAAGCTACAAATGGGGACTTTATTGTCATGGGAATGGGAGACAAAACCATTGAACAGAGGCTTTTAGGAAATAATGTAATCAAAGCCATTCACAGAGTTAAAAAACCGATATTAATTATTCCAGGACATATCGAGTATACAGGAATCCAAAAGATTCTCTTTGCTTATGATACTCATAAATCGATTACCTGGTCTGCAATGAATGATATTTATTCTTTCATTAATGAGTTCAATGCAGAAATTGAAGTATTTAATGTAAGTGAAAGTGTTGAGGATTTTACGGAAGTGCTTCATGATATTGATTTGAACTCGGGTTATGATCTTGATGATATTAAATACAGCTTCAAGATGATCAAGTCTATTGAAATCATTAAAGCGATTGAAGAGGAAGTAAAACTGACCAACGCAGATTTATTGACTATGGTTCCTTACCGATATAATCTTGTAGAATCTCTTTTCCATCGAAGCAAAACAGCCATCATGGCCTATAAAAATAAAGTTCCATTACTATCAATCCCCCTAAACATAGATTAA
- a CDS encoding sensor histidine kinase gives MNRVSAIRKNLVRSKKILSAMKRRLVIWAVAVIAFCGFSYLINPFDPVWQSYWETPLKMFIEDALWVFFFSIIISEVSLLIDMMLNKWLPWKDRTIKRLLIQGFLQIVGSVLIVMIINTIVDCTSDNLPEMDSRKEYTLLGQWVATNIVISLIISGLNTVDYLLQNWKKTAVEAAQHKLRASKHKQAAMAAELQALKLQIDPHFIFNNLSVLSELILEDQQLGYEYSEKFARVYRYLLVNSKKDIIAVEEELKFLDSYIFLIEKRIGEGVLFKIDIQEEYRTMYTLPLSLQLLVENAIKHNQISRANPLEIHVYTNSEKELVVANTFLPLLNKPDSSGVGLTNIVARYEILGYTKPIIEKTENKFIVKLPLI, from the coding sequence ATGAATAGGGTTTCTGCAATTAGAAAAAATTTAGTACGAAGTAAAAAGATCCTTTCCGCCATGAAAAGGAGGCTGGTAATTTGGGCAGTGGCAGTAATTGCTTTCTGTGGATTTTCTTATCTTATTAATCCCTTTGATCCGGTTTGGCAAAGCTATTGGGAAACTCCTTTGAAGATGTTCATTGAAGATGCTTTGTGGGTGTTCTTTTTTTCAATCATCATTTCAGAGGTTAGTCTACTGATTGATATGATGCTCAATAAATGGCTTCCATGGAAAGACAGAACCATTAAACGATTACTCATTCAGGGATTTCTTCAGATTGTAGGAAGTGTTTTGATTGTAATGATTATTAATACTATTGTGGACTGCACTTCAGATAATTTACCCGAAATGGATTCCAGAAAAGAATATACGTTGCTGGGACAATGGGTGGCCACCAATATTGTGATTTCTTTGATTATAAGTGGCTTGAATACAGTGGATTATCTGCTTCAAAACTGGAAGAAAACCGCTGTAGAAGCGGCTCAGCATAAACTCAGGGCTTCCAAACATAAACAGGCAGCCATGGCCGCTGAACTTCAGGCCCTTAAATTACAGATCGACCCGCATTTTATTTTTAACAACCTGAGTGTCCTTTCCGAACTGATTCTGGAAGATCAGCAGTTGGGATATGAATATTCAGAAAAGTTTGCAAGAGTGTATCGGTATTTGCTGGTGAATTCTAAAAAAGATATCATAGCCGTAGAAGAAGAACTAAAATTTTTAGATTCCTATATTTTCCTGATTGAAAAAAGAATTGGAGAAGGAGTACTATTTAAAATTGATATTCAGGAAGAATATAGAACGATGTACACTCTTCCATTATCTCTGCAGCTGTTGGTTGAAAATGCTATTAAACATAACCAAATCTCAAGGGCTAACCCACTGGAAATACATGTGTATACAAACTCAGAAAAAGAATTGGTAGTTGCCAATACTTTTTTACCATTACTTAATAAGCCGGATTCCTCTGGAGTTGGGCTTACCAATATCGTTGCAAGGTATGAGATCCTTGGCTATACAAAACCGATTATAGAAAAAACTGAAAATAAATTTATTGTAAAACTTCCATTGATATGA